The Pseudomonas sp. SCB32 DNA window ACCCACACCCAGGCGCGTTATGCGCTGCCGGGTGTGATCAGCGGTTTCATCAAACAGTACCCGGACGTATCCCTGCACATGCACCAGGGCACGCCGATGCAGATCGCCGAAATGGCCGCCGACGGTACCGTCGATTTCGCCATCGCCACCGAGGCGCTGGAGCTGTTCGGCGACCTGATCATGATGCCGTGCTATCGCTGGAACCGCTGCGTGATCGTGCCCCAGGGCCACCCGCTGACCAAGGTGCCGAAGCTGACCCTGGAGTTGCTCGCCGAGCAGCCCATCGTCACCTACGTATTCGGTTTCACTGGCCGCTCCAAGCTGGACGAGGCCTTCAACCAGCGCGGCCTGGTGCCGAAGGTGGTGTTCACCGCCGCCGACGCCGACGTGATCAAGACCTATGTGCGCCTGGGCCTGGGCGTGGGTATCGTCGCCCACATGGCGGTCGATCCGAAGCTCGACAGCGACCTGGTGATGCTCGACGCCAGCCACCTGTTCGAATCCAGCGTGACCAAGATCGGTTTCCGCCGTGGCACCTTCCTGCGTGGCTTCATGTGCGACTTCATCGAGAAGTTCGCTCCGCACCTGACTCGCGACCTGCTGGCCAAGGCCGTGCAGTGCCATAACAAGACTGAGCTGGATGAGCT harbors:
- the cysB gene encoding HTH-type transcriptional regulator CysB, which encodes MKLQQLRYIWEVAHHDLNVSATAQSLYTSQPGISKQIRLLEDELGVEVFARSGKHLTRVTPAGERIINTAGEILRKVESIKQIAQEFSNEKKGTLSIATTHTQARYALPGVISGFIKQYPDVSLHMHQGTPMQIAEMAADGTVDFAIATEALELFGDLIMMPCYRWNRCVIVPQGHPLTKVPKLTLELLAEQPIVTYVFGFTGRSKLDEAFNQRGLVPKVVFTAADADVIKTYVRLGLGVGIVAHMAVDPKLDSDLVMLDASHLFESSVTKIGFRRGTFLRGFMCDFIEKFAPHLTRDLLAKAVQCHNKTELDELFEGIELPVY